One part of the Humulus lupulus chromosome 9, drHumLupu1.1, whole genome shotgun sequence genome encodes these proteins:
- the LOC133801292 gene encoding rop guanine nucleotide exchange factor 7-like isoform X1 translates to MERAFAQQEGRIEKTHLGNPRLKLRSCVSPTPFSVLGFWVSRNIRNLYCKVRFLDNGGSGGGCGCGCCSRRFRFNGTVVNNSVFLASPGYFQEGRAGMERLDVKKERVEEKASEVFDENVGGIETFGDLIISEKGRESSSSSDFLTSETTGHEEHSHSSSEESSSPATLGWSVEKSEAPDCTSHSSGKKTKEKACLDDRKLEKQGSSVSEVEMMKERFSKLLLGEDMSGCGNGVSTALAISNAITNLCATLFGQLWRLEPLPSEKKMMWRREMEWLLCVSDHIVELIPSWQTFPDGSKLEIMTCRPRSDLYVNLPALRKLDNMLLEILDGFEDTEFWYVDQGILTQDDDGSSSFRRTIQRQEEKWWLPVPRVPPGGLHEDTRKQLQHKRDCTNQILKAVMAINSTTLADMGIPESYLESLPKNGKACLGDLIYRYISSEQFYPECLLDCIDLSSEHQAIEIANRAEASIYVFRRKVNSKPASNTSRSSSRSSWEMVKDLMVDAEKRELLADRAESLLLCLKQRFPGLPQTALDMSKIQYNKDVGKSILESYSRVLESLAFNIVARIDDLLYVDDLTKHSDQFPSISKVGLLSQNGAPVSYTVPVPSTPYKTAFATPSFSPAHLVSPARGDRSPFVTSGKLSQRGLGVKKVLTDYLSIETKGNTYGSPNEKAKSISSTLHEVSASQMGAESIDCRKTPIPSIRDRFQKDDM, encoded by the exons ATGGAAAGAGCTTTCGCCCAGCAGGAGGGAAGAATAGAGAAAACCCATCTGGGAAATCCAAGGTTGAAGCTCAGAAGCTGTGTAAGTCCAACCCCATTTTCTGTTTTGGGGTTCTGGGTCTCGAGGAATATTCGGAACTTGTACTGTAAAGTTCGGTTTTTGGATaatggtggtagtggtggtggttgtggctgtGGCTGTTGTTCGAGAAGGTTTCGGTTTAATGGTACGGTGGTGAACAACTCTGTTTTCTTGGCTTCGCCTGGTTATTTTCAAGAAGGGAGAGCTGGTATGGAGCGTTTGGATGTGAAGAAAGAAAGGGTTGAAGAGAAAGCAAGTGAAGTGTTTGATGAGAATGTTGGTGGAATAGAGACATTTGGGGATTTAATAATTTCGGAAAAGGGTCGTGAGAGCAGTTCAAGTTCTGATTTTCTGACTTCTGAGACGACGGGGCATGAAGAACATAGTCATAGTAGCTCTGAGGAGTCATCTTCTCCGGCCACATTGGGTTGGTCTGTCGAGAAATCTGAGGCACCAGATTGCACCAGTCATAGTAGTGGCAAAAAAACGAAGGAGAAAGCTTGTTTGGATGATAGAAAACTTGAGAAACAAGGATCGTCAGTATCAG AGGTTGAAATGATGAAGGAACGGTTCTCAAAATTGCTGCTTGGAGAGGATATGTCGGGTTGTGGAAATGGGGTTTCTACAGCATTGGCTATATCTAACGCCATTACTAATCTATGTG CTACCCTATTTGGGCAACTATGGAGATTAGAACCTCTACCGTCTGAGAAGAAAATGATGTGGCGAAGGGAGATGGAATGGCTTCTTTGTGTGAGTGATCACATTGTGGAGTTGATACCTTCTTGGCAGACATTTCCAGATGGAAGCAAACTCGAG ATCATGACTTGCAGACCACGCTCAGATTTGTATGTTAATCTTCCAGCACTTCGTAAATTGGATAACATGCTACTT GAAATATTGGATGGTTTTGAGGATACGGAGTTCTGGTATGTTGACCAAGGGATCTTGACCCAAGATGATGATGGATCATCTTCTTTCCGAAGAACAATTCAGCGTCAAGAAGAAAAGTGGTGGCTGCCTGTGCCCCGAGTCCCTCCCGGCGGCCTCCATGAAGATACAAGAAAACAATTGCAGCACAAGCGTGATTGCACAAATCAAATATTAAAAGCTGTCATGGCTATCAACAGTACTACCTTAGCTGATATGGGAATCCCTGAGTCGTATCTAGAATCTCTTCCAAAG AATGGAAAAGCCTGCTTGGGAGATCTTATATACCGGTACATATCATCAGAGCAATTTTATCCTGAATGTCTACTTGATTGCATCGACCTGTCTTCCGAACATCAAGCGATAGAGATTGCCAATCGAGCAGAAGCCTCAATATATGTGTTTCGCAGAAAAGTAAACTCCAAACCTGCCAGTAACACGTCCAGATCCAGTTCAAGGTCATCATGGGAAATGGTCAAAGATCTGATGGTTGATGCTGAGAAAAGGGAACTACTTGCAGATAGAGCCGAAAGTCTCCTGCTTTGCTTGAAACAAAGGTTCCCTGGTCTTCCTCAGACAGCATTAGATATGAGCAAAATTCAGTACAATAAG GATGTTGGGAAATCCATTTTGGAGAGCTATTCAAGAGTTTTAGAGAGCCTTGCATTTAACATAGTGGCACGTATTGACGATTTACTCTATGTGGATGACTTGACCAAGCATTCTGATCAGTTCCCATCAATCTCAAAAGTTGGTTTGCTATCTCAAAATGGTGCTCCAGTATCATACACAGTTCCTGTTCCAAGCACTCCATACAAAACAGCTTTCGCCACTCCAAGTTTCTCTCCTGCACATCTAGTTAGCCCTGCAAGAGGTGATAGATCTCCATTTGTCACCAGTGGCAAGCTTTCCCAGCGCGGATTAGGCGTGAAAAAGGTCTTGACAGATTATCTCAGCATTGAGACGAAAGGAAACACTTATGGAAGTCCAAATGAAAAAGCAAAGTCAATATCAAGCACATTACATGAAGTTTCTGCATCTCAAATGGGTGCAGAGTCTATTGACTGCAGAAAAACACCGATCCCATCGATAAGGGACCGGTTTCAGAAGGATGATATGTGA
- the LOC133801292 gene encoding rop guanine nucleotide exchange factor 7-like isoform X2, whose product MLLPFFFVATLFGQLWRLEPLPSEKKMMWRREMEWLLCVSDHIVELIPSWQTFPDGSKLEIMTCRPRSDLYVNLPALRKLDNMLLEILDGFEDTEFWYVDQGILTQDDDGSSSFRRTIQRQEEKWWLPVPRVPPGGLHEDTRKQLQHKRDCTNQILKAVMAINSTTLADMGIPESYLESLPKNGKACLGDLIYRYISSEQFYPECLLDCIDLSSEHQAIEIANRAEASIYVFRRKVNSKPASNTSRSSSRSSWEMVKDLMVDAEKRELLADRAESLLLCLKQRFPGLPQTALDMSKIQYNKDVGKSILESYSRVLESLAFNIVARIDDLLYVDDLTKHSDQFPSISKVGLLSQNGAPVSYTVPVPSTPYKTAFATPSFSPAHLVSPARGDRSPFVTSGKLSQRGLGVKKVLTDYLSIETKGNTYGSPNEKAKSISSTLHEVSASQMGAESIDCRKTPIPSIRDRFQKDDM is encoded by the exons ATGTTATTACCCTTTTTCTTTGTAGCTACCCTATTTGGGCAACTATGGAGATTAGAACCTCTACCGTCTGAGAAGAAAATGATGTGGCGAAGGGAGATGGAATGGCTTCTTTGTGTGAGTGATCACATTGTGGAGTTGATACCTTCTTGGCAGACATTTCCAGATGGAAGCAAACTCGAG ATCATGACTTGCAGACCACGCTCAGATTTGTATGTTAATCTTCCAGCACTTCGTAAATTGGATAACATGCTACTT GAAATATTGGATGGTTTTGAGGATACGGAGTTCTGGTATGTTGACCAAGGGATCTTGACCCAAGATGATGATGGATCATCTTCTTTCCGAAGAACAATTCAGCGTCAAGAAGAAAAGTGGTGGCTGCCTGTGCCCCGAGTCCCTCCCGGCGGCCTCCATGAAGATACAAGAAAACAATTGCAGCACAAGCGTGATTGCACAAATCAAATATTAAAAGCTGTCATGGCTATCAACAGTACTACCTTAGCTGATATGGGAATCCCTGAGTCGTATCTAGAATCTCTTCCAAAG AATGGAAAAGCCTGCTTGGGAGATCTTATATACCGGTACATATCATCAGAGCAATTTTATCCTGAATGTCTACTTGATTGCATCGACCTGTCTTCCGAACATCAAGCGATAGAGATTGCCAATCGAGCAGAAGCCTCAATATATGTGTTTCGCAGAAAAGTAAACTCCAAACCTGCCAGTAACACGTCCAGATCCAGTTCAAGGTCATCATGGGAAATGGTCAAAGATCTGATGGTTGATGCTGAGAAAAGGGAACTACTTGCAGATAGAGCCGAAAGTCTCCTGCTTTGCTTGAAACAAAGGTTCCCTGGTCTTCCTCAGACAGCATTAGATATGAGCAAAATTCAGTACAATAAG GATGTTGGGAAATCCATTTTGGAGAGCTATTCAAGAGTTTTAGAGAGCCTTGCATTTAACATAGTGGCACGTATTGACGATTTACTCTATGTGGATGACTTGACCAAGCATTCTGATCAGTTCCCATCAATCTCAAAAGTTGGTTTGCTATCTCAAAATGGTGCTCCAGTATCATACACAGTTCCTGTTCCAAGCACTCCATACAAAACAGCTTTCGCCACTCCAAGTTTCTCTCCTGCACATCTAGTTAGCCCTGCAAGAGGTGATAGATCTCCATTTGTCACCAGTGGCAAGCTTTCCCAGCGCGGATTAGGCGTGAAAAAGGTCTTGACAGATTATCTCAGCATTGAGACGAAAGGAAACACTTATGGAAGTCCAAATGAAAAAGCAAAGTCAATATCAAGCACATTACATGAAGTTTCTGCATCTCAAATGGGTGCAGAGTCTATTGACTGCAGAAAAACACCGATCCCATCGATAAGGGACCGGTTTCAGAAGGATGATATGTGA